Proteins from a single region of Vitis riparia cultivar Riparia Gloire de Montpellier isolate 1030 unplaced genomic scaffold, EGFV_Vit.rip_1.0 scaffold349_pilon_pilon, whole genome shotgun sequence:
- the LOC117909778 gene encoding disease resistance protein RPV1-like: MDDMKCLKDLDLGGTGIKELPSSIEYVNNLSYLSLKQCKNLSRLPSSIGRLKLLMYLHLGGCPNLVTADMENLTKLGLSETQNLMDGVTSSDLWCLSSLLGLDLSRNDMRHIPAAITQLCNLSFLNISHCNMLEEIPELPSNLREIDAHDCASLGNLSNSSTLLWSLLKWLKKVEPPSQGKLIDLGSHGIPGWVLHQEMGRQIRIEFPMNWYEDDQFLGFAFFFLHPLKSHLDLSFKFDEEEYAYKRVYSPFCVCNEINGNEDKLSLVYYPKTTIRDKFHSNQYMDLEVSFYGSNFGSQNKTKNCGVHLIYSQDHQQNHNSLDFPENSGDNRSTAKDIKRSHDDAAHNQAEEPYHKRLRESNTHLKL; encoded by the exons atggatgatatgaaatgCTTGAAAGATCTTGATTTGGGTGGAACGGGTATAAAAgagcttccatcatcaattgaatATGTAAATAATCTTTCCTATTTGTCATTGAAACAATGCAAAAACTTGAGTCGTCTTCCAAGCAGCATTGGTAGGTTGAAATTGCTTATGTATCTCCATCTCGGAGGCTGTCCAAACCTAGTCACAGCGGACATGGAAAATTTAACAAAACTTGGTTTATCAGAAACTCAGAATCTAATGGATGGAGTAACATCAAGCGATTTATGGTGCCTATCCTCACTGCTAGGTTTAGATCTAAGCCGAAACGATATGCGTCATATACCTGCTGCTATTACTCAACTTTGTAATCTGAGTTTCCTTAATATCAGTCACTGCAACATGCTTGAAGAAATTCCAGAGCTTCCATCAAATCTAAGAGAAATCGATGCACATGATTGCGCAAGCCTAGGAAATCTGTCCAATTCATCCACACTTCTCTGGTCTCTCCTCAAATGGCTCAAGAAAGTTGag CCTCCTTCGCAAGGGAAACTAATTGATCTAGGAAGTCATGGAATTCCAGGGTGGGTACTGCATCAGGAAATGGGAAGACAAATAAGAATAGAGttccctatgaattggtatGAAGATGACCAGTTCCTCggatttgcatttttctttcttcatccaCTAAAATCACATTTAGATTTATCTTTCAAATTTGATGAAGAAGAATATGCTTACAAGAGAGTATATAGTCCTTTTTGTGTGTGCAATGAGATTAATGGTAATGAGGATAAACTGAGCCTGGTGTACTATCCTAAGACTACTATTCGAGACAAGTTCCACTCCAATCAATATATGGACCTTGAGGTTTCATTTTATGGTTCTAATTTTGGTAGCCagaataaaaccaaaaattgcGGGGTCCATCTTATATACTCCCAAGATCATCAACAGAATCATAACTCGTTAGATTTTCCTGAGAATTCTGGTGACAACAGATCAACAGCAAAGGACATTAAAAGAAGCCATGATGATGCAGCACATAACCAAGCAGAGGAGCCATACCATAAAAGATTGAGAGAATCTAACACCCATCTCAAGCTTTAA